The proteins below are encoded in one region of Labeo rohita strain BAU-BD-2019 chromosome 15, IGBB_LRoh.1.0, whole genome shotgun sequence:
- the LOC127177016 gene encoding NACHT, LRR and PYD domains-containing protein 12-like — MDQLKDKNSSLYQGFDQEGSDSPSPSVLSMKSDRSMQMPIQLRNKTHLPHLSLEEKSYSSGPSVLSMKSDRSMQIPIQLKNGSVPMEKSLAEKSDSSGPSVLSMKSDRSMQIPIQLKNGSAPLDKCLEEKSDSSGPSILSMKSDRSKQIPIQLKNGSAPMVKRDLHSKSHQDAEKTCNSPGRIMEYQFDSETVEAKVQRLKSEIKKKDLYIFEGFTKQGNSTLLNQIYTELYITEGGNGEISNEHEVKRIEKYLRAAAGATMAIKCSDTFRPLPEQDKPIRTVLTKGVAGIGKTVSVQKFILDWAEGKENQDIQLVFPLPFRELNLMKGKTLSLSDLLYVFFPETKEMKISSDTYKVLFIFDGLDECRLSLDFQSDVRMCDVYESNLVDVLLTNLIVGNLLPSALIWITSRPAAADLVPSECVHRVTEVRGFNDPQKEEYFRKRISNQSLANRIISHLKSSRSLYIMCHIPVFCWISATVLEKMLSQAESGEIPKTLTQMYTHFLMAQISIKDTKYNEKKSKDKEMIFKLGKLAYEQLDRGNLIFYEEDLRECGIDVTEASVYSGLCTQIFREESGLYQGKVFCFVHLSIQEHLAALYVHLSFYNSRINVLEAHESGAPVTMLSLHKCAVEKNLQSMKGYLDLFLRFLMGLSLESNHSLLKGLLVKKTDSSLEREKTIEYLKQKIKTIPCSEMAFVLFHCLNELNDHSLITEIQNYLTSGKTNSDTLFPHQWSALVYILLTSNEKFNVFELGKYGRSDTAVFWLLPVIKLSKKIWMHDCNITEKGCAMLSAVLPSISNLRELDLSHNNLQDSGVEILCIGLKRSRYNLKQIVRSLGSDDCNPDLVFVVLPTAGLEDKKCRLETLNLKNCGVTEAGCDFLSSALSLNPSHLKVLDLSWNDIGDSGVKHLCAALVKTQCALETLKLSTCKIKAEGFESLALALRSNSQLKELDLGNNKPGDQGVELLSAVLHHPHCRLKTLRLDKCGITEKSCTALASALGSKTCSLTDLDLSINDLQDSGMKKLCVGLQNTYCKLEKLRLSNCNVTHEGVTALTKALKSNPSHLKEFDLLENDLEESDLNVLSMILDTSSHKLKK; from the exons ATGGATCAgttaaaagacaaaaactcTTCATTGTATCAAGG TTTTGATCAGGAAGGATCAGATTCACCTTCACCCAGTGTTTTGTCTATGAAAAGCGACCGATCAATGCAAATGCCAATTCAGTTAAGAAATAAAACACATCTACCACATCTAAG TTTGGAGGAGAAATCATACTCTTCTGGTCCTAGTGTTTTGTCCATGAAGAGTGACAGATCAATGCAAATACCAATTCAACTGAAAAACGGATCAGTTCCGATGGAAAAAAG TTTGGCAGAGAAATCAGACTCTTCTGGTCCTAGTGTTTTGTCCATGAAGAGTGACCGATCAATGCAAATACCAATTCAACTGAAAAATGGATCAGCTCCGTTGGATAAATG TTTGGAGGAGAAATCAGACTCTTCAGGCCCGAGTATTTTATCCATGAAGAGTGACCGATCAAAGCAAATACCAATTCAACTGAAAAATGGATCAGCTCCGATGGTAAAAAG GGATTTACACAGTAAATCACATCAAGATGCAGAGAAGACTTGCAACTCTCCTGGAAGAATCATGGAATATCA ATTTGATTCAGAAACGGTTGAAGCCAAGGTTCAAAGattaaaatcagaaataaaaaagaaggatctgtacatttttgaagGATTTACAAAGCAAGGAAACTCAACACTCCTAAACCagatctacacagagctctacatcacagagGGAGGGAATGGAGAGATCAGCAATGAACATGAAGTTAAAAGGATAGAAAAATATTTGAGGGCTGCAGCAGGAGCAACAATGGCAATCAAATGCAGTGACACCTTTAGACCTTTACCTGAACAAGACAAACccatcagaactgtgctgacaaagggagtcgctggcattggaaaaacagtctctgtgcagaagttcatcctggactgggctgaagggaAAGAGAATCAGGACATCCAGCTTGTATTTCCACTTCCTTTTAGAGAGCTCAATCTGATGAAGGGCAAAACACTCAGTCTTTCAGATCTTCTTTATGTCTTTTTCCCTGaaacaaaagaaatgaaaatatccAGTGACACATATAAAGTGTTGTTCAtttttgatggtctggatgagtgtCGACTGTCTCTGGATTTTCAGAGCGATGTGAGGATGTGTGATGTATATGAATCAAACTTAGTGGACGTGCTGCTGACGAACCTGATTGTGGggaatctgcttccctctgctctcatctggatcacctccagaccagcagcagctgatctcGTCCCCTCTGAGTGTGTCCATCGAGTGACAGAGGTACGAGGCTTCAATGATccacagaaggaggaatacttcaggaagagaatcagtaATCAGAGTCTCGCCAATAGAATCATCTCACACCTGAAGTCATCAAGGAGCctctacatcatgtgccacatcccagtgttctgctggatctcagccactgttctagagaagatgttgagtcaagcagagagtggagagattcccaagactctcactcaaatgtacacacacttcctgatGGCACAGATTAGCATCAAAGACACAAAGTACAATGAGAAGAAGAGCAAAGACAAAGAGATGATTTTTAAGTTAGGGAAACTGGCATATGAGCAACTGGATAGAGGCAACCTGATCTTCTATGAGGAAGACCTGAGagagtgtggcattgatgtgacagaagcatcagtgtactcaggattgtgcactcagatcttcagagaAGAGTCTGGCTTGTATCAGGGGAAAGTCTTTtgctttgttcatctgagcaTTCAGGAACATCTAGCAGCTCTATATGTTCACCTCTCCTTCTACAACAGCAGAATAAATGTGCTTGAAGCACATGAATCTGGAGCACCAGTGACAATGCTGAGTTTACACAAGTGTGCTgtggaaaaaaatctacaaagtATGAAAGGATATCTTGATCTTTTCCTTCGCTTCCTCATGGGACTTTCACTGGAGTCAAATCACAGCCTCCTAAAAGGGCTTTTGGTGAAGAAGACAGACAGCTCCCTGGAAAGAGAGAAAACTATTGAGTATCTCAagcaaaagataaaaacaattcCTTGCTCAGAAAtggcttttgttttgttccacTGTCTAAATGAACTCAATGATCATTCCCTCATTACTGAAATCCAAAACTACCTGACCTCTGGGAAAACAAACAGTGACACTTTGTTCCCTCATCAGTGGTCGGCTTTAGTGTACATCCTACTGACATCAAATGAGAAGTTCAATGTGTTTGAACTTGGTAAATATGGAAGATCAGACACGGCCGTGTTCTGGCTGCTTCCTGTGATCAAGTTGTCGAAAAAGATATG GATGCATGACTGTAATATTACAGAAAAAGGATGTGCGATGCTTTCTGCTGTTCTTCCATCAATATCCAATCtcagagagctggacctgagccACAACAACCTGCAGGACTCAGGAGTAGAAATACTCTGTATTGGATTGAAAAGATCACGCTACAACTTAAAACAAATAGT GAGGAGCCTGGGTTCTGACGATTGTAATCCTGACCTTGTTTTTGTCGTTCTTCCTACTGCTGGACTAGAGGACAAAAAGTGTAGGCTGGAAACACTTAA TCTAAAGAACTGTGGAGTAACAGAAGCAGGCTGTGATTTCCTGAGCTCAGCTTTGAGTTTAAACCCTTCACATCTAAAAGTGCTGGACTTGAGCTGGAACGAcataggagactctggagtgaaacaTCTCTGTGCTGCTCTGGTGAAAACTCAGTGTGCATTGGAAACACTAAA ACTTTCAACTTGCAAAATCAAAGCAGAGGGCTTTGAGTCTCTAGCTTTAGCACTGAGGTCAAACTCTCAGCTGAAAGAGCTGGATTTGGGCAACAACAAACCTGGAGATCAGGGAGTAGAGCtgctgtctgctgttcttcatcaTCCACACTGTAGACTGAAAACACTGAG GTTGGACAAATGTGGAATCACTGAGAAAAGTTGCACCGCTTTGGCTTCAGCTCTCGGCTCAAAGACCTGCAGTCTGACAGATCTGGATCTGAGCATTAATGATCTACAAGATTCAGGCATGAAGAAGCTCTGTGTCGGACTACAAAATACTTACTGTAAACTAGAGAAGCTGAG GTTGTCCAACTGTAATGTAACACATGAAGGTGTGACAGCACTGACcaaagctttgaaatcaaatccATCCCACCTGAAAGAATTTGATCTTCTTGAGAATGATCTGGAAGAATCAGACTTGAATGTGCTCTCCATGATACTGGACACATCATCACATAAATTGaagaaataa